CTATCAGGGCGACGTCAAATAGCCATCACCGGCTGGCGGTGAATCCCCCGGCCCCGATTACGCCGCAACCCCCTGTAGGAGCGAGGCTTGCCCGCGAAGAATGCTGACGCGGACTTCTGGAAAACCGCGGCGGCGCTATCGCGAGCAAGCTTTGCTCCCACAAAAGCAGGCTATACATGTTGGGTGGGTTCAATAAACGAGGAGGCGCATGCAAACTTTTCAGGTGTTGATCATCGGCAGCGGTTTTGGCGGACAGTGTGCGGCGGTGAATTTGCTCAAGGCCGGCATCAGCGATTTTCGCCTGTTGGAGCGGCGGGATTTTTTTGGCGGCACCTGGTGCCAGAACACCTACCCCGGCGCCGCCGTCGACGTGCCCTCGCCCTTGTATTCGCTGTCCTTCGCGCCTTATCCATGGACGCAAATGTTCGCCGAACAAGCTGAACTGCAGCGCTACACCGAGCATGTGGTGGAGCAATTCGGTTTGCGCGACAAGGTCGAACTCGAGGCCAACGTCGAAGCCATCGAATGGGACGACGCCAATAAACGCTGGGCTGTGCACGTCGGCAGCAAAGGCACGTTCTACGCGCAGTTCCTGATCAACGCCACGGGGCCGCTCAGCCAACCGGTTATCCCACGCTTCGATGGCCAGGATCTTTTCCAAGGCAAGACCTTTCACACCAATCATTGGGATCATTCCTACGACTACCGCGGTAAACGGGTCGCGATCATCGGCAGCGGCGCGAGTGCCGCCCAAATCATCCCGGCGATTGCGCCCGATGTCGCGCACCTGCACGTATTCCAGCGCTCGGCGCACTGGGTGTTGCCGCGCGCCGACCGCAGGTTCGGGCGCTTTCAGCGTTGGCTACTGGGGCTGAAACCGGCCTACAAACTGCTGCGCTGGATGATCTACTGGCAATTCGAAACCCGGGTGATTGCGTTCAAATATTCCCGACCGGCGATTCATCTGGTGCAGCAACACGCGCTACGTTTTCTCAAACGCCAAGTGCCTGACCCGGAACTGCGCCGCAAACTGACTCCGGATTTCACTATCGGCTGCAAGCGGGTGATCGTCTCGAGCACCCTGTATCCGGCGCTGGCCCGGCCGAACGTCACGCTGCACAGCCGCGAACAGGCCATCGCCACACTTGATGCAAGCGGAATCAATACCCTCGACGGCCAGCACATTGATGTCGACCTGATCGTCTGGTCGACCGGTTACGAC
The window above is part of the Pseudomonas prosekii genome. Proteins encoded here:
- a CDS encoding flavin-containing monooxygenase produces the protein MQTFQVLIIGSGFGGQCAAVNLLKAGISDFRLLERRDFFGGTWCQNTYPGAAVDVPSPLYSLSFAPYPWTQMFAEQAELQRYTEHVVEQFGLRDKVELEANVEAIEWDDANKRWAVHVGSKGTFYAQFLINATGPLSQPVIPRFDGQDLFQGKTFHTNHWDHSYDYRGKRVAIIGSGASAAQIIPAIAPDVAHLHVFQRSAHWVLPRADRRFGRFQRWLLGLKPAYKLLRWMIYWQFETRVIAFKYSRPAIHLVQQHALRFLKRQVPDPELRRKLTPDFTIGCKRVIVSSTLYPALARPNVTLHSREQAIATLDASGINTLDGQHIDVDLIVWSTGYDATDGVISYPVTGKNGTRLKDVWAQYPRAYLGTSLPDFPNLFIVTGPNTGIGHTSALFIIESQMNYILGCIRTLKEQGLRSIEVRPEAERTYTEMIHREMERTVWKSGGCNSWYQSKSGHVIAMFPGFSFSYHRLTRTLKPADHILS